One genomic window of Paraburkholderia phytofirmans PsJN includes the following:
- a CDS encoding DUF748 domain-containing protein: MASLNKASLASSMQTVRNVAQSRRTRRVITGLLIFVVLFGLLGFFAAPPLIRHIAEQQLSKQLDRPATIGRIALNPYTLKLEADRVHIGERGGAGDFVDISRLIVQPSWSSLFRAAPIIDEVQLDSPRFHIVRYDAQRFNFTDLIEKFSKQPAKPDSKPTLFSVSNIRLENGQITFDDKLLGATHVIDQWKLGIPFIATLPSKTDIFVEPLLRARIDGSPLAIDGKTKPFAASRESEVSLRFDGLDVPRLMSYVPTKLPVIVQSGKLSTDLKLNFVVSNDAPSLRVAGTVDMNDVDVQDQSKAPFFAARALHVAAATLEPLKNLYHFDEIRIDAPTANLARDKDGVVSVEKMFAPAPASEAAAAQRPASAPLAASGSGAAEKTAPPLDLSIKRLVLNDGTVNVHDNAASRPVDVGLQKLFVTLTDFSTLATAPAHYTLNTDFKDAGGSLGVAGAFGLVAKTASAKVDIKSLKLPLLQPYIDTATVAQITDGALSATANVGANWSKSPAAVMVTDSQLDLQSLKVAARDSKNPLISLAQGSVKIKQVDVAARNAEIASVDTTGLAVDAQRLKDGGINLAALAGQREAAPQRTAIHAVKKAQAEGPAWHYKIGELNLKDATANFTDNTTPQPVKLNITSLQLKVQNVSDDLSRPLPIDLQATLNRKGTLGVKGDVTATPLKVAVKVNANRLDAAALEPYFGSKLNAVVASALLNANGDLTLNQAKSLKANYHGDLALVEVRMLDKATSDPFAGWGSLALSNLKADYDEHGTVVDAGRVTFTKFYGRVLLDAQGKLNLKDVVAHETGAAQSLTRDKSGAEPVPLTPQPASAVAAAPAPSSAAPATVTAATPPSSPVKLHFGQLVLQQGRVTYTDNFIKPNFTANLVNIQGTVGAFGTQSTTDAPVDIAAKLAANGPLSIRGTVNPLIAKPALDLTAVAHDIELTNLTPYSAKYAGYPITKGKLNVDLHYKLANDQLDANNHIFIDQLTFGDHVDNDTATKLPVRLAISLLKNSRGEIDVNLPVSGSLSNPEFSIGGLIWHAVLNLLQKAVTAPFSLIANAFGGKGEELGYVEFEPGSAKLTDADNQKLDTIVKALSDKPSIRMDLIGRVDPAVDEPALRTGYVDRLVKQQKIKDVVGNGESVDLSTVTVDPKDYDKYLSKAYKSADFKKPRNFVGLTKSLPDDEMKSALAANAPIDDASLRQLAQQRAQSVQQYLDGKIDSSRVFIVAPKLNADGIKDKGATTRVDFGLK; the protein is encoded by the coding sequence ATGGCAAGCCTCAATAAAGCATCATTAGCCTCGTCCATGCAGACCGTGCGCAATGTCGCGCAGTCACGCCGCACCCGGCGTGTCATCACCGGTCTGCTGATCTTCGTTGTACTGTTTGGTCTGTTGGGCTTCTTCGCGGCACCGCCTCTGATTCGCCACATTGCCGAGCAACAGCTCAGCAAACAACTCGACCGTCCCGCTACCATCGGCCGCATTGCGCTCAATCCGTACACGCTCAAGCTCGAAGCCGACCGTGTACATATCGGCGAGCGCGGCGGCGCTGGCGACTTCGTGGATATCTCGCGGCTCATCGTGCAGCCGTCGTGGAGTTCTCTGTTTCGCGCGGCGCCGATCATCGACGAAGTGCAGCTCGATTCGCCGCGCTTTCATATTGTTCGCTACGATGCGCAGCGCTTCAATTTCACCGACCTGATCGAGAAATTCTCGAAGCAGCCGGCCAAACCCGATAGCAAACCCACGCTGTTCTCCGTGTCGAACATCAGGCTCGAAAACGGCCAGATCACGTTCGACGACAAACTCCTCGGCGCAACGCATGTAATCGATCAGTGGAAGCTCGGCATTCCGTTCATCGCCACGCTGCCGTCGAAAACCGATATCTTCGTCGAGCCGTTATTGCGTGCGCGGATCGACGGCAGTCCGCTTGCCATCGACGGCAAGACCAAGCCGTTCGCCGCGTCGCGCGAGTCGGAAGTGTCGTTGCGTTTCGACGGGCTCGATGTGCCGCGTCTCATGTCGTACGTGCCGACCAAGCTGCCGGTGATCGTGCAGTCCGGCAAACTGTCCACCGATCTCAAGCTCAACTTCGTGGTCTCCAACGACGCGCCTTCGCTGCGCGTGGCGGGCACCGTCGATATGAACGACGTGGACGTGCAGGATCAGAGCAAGGCGCCGTTCTTCGCGGCGCGCGCGCTGCATGTGGCCGCCGCGACGCTCGAGCCGTTGAAGAACCTCTATCACTTCGACGAGATCCGCATCGACGCGCCGACCGCCAATCTTGCGCGCGATAAGGACGGTGTGGTGAGCGTCGAGAAGATGTTCGCGCCCGCGCCCGCATCTGAAGCCGCTGCGGCGCAACGGCCGGCGAGCGCGCCACTTGCCGCATCCGGTTCTGGGGCCGCGGAAAAGACGGCGCCGCCGCTGGATCTGTCGATCAAACGCCTGGTGCTTAATGACGGCACCGTGAACGTCCACGACAACGCCGCCTCGCGGCCCGTCGACGTAGGTCTGCAAAAGCTGTTCGTGACGCTGACCGATTTTTCGACGCTCGCCACCGCGCCTGCGCATTACACGCTGAACACGGATTTCAAGGACGCCGGCGGCTCGCTCGGCGTGGCGGGCGCGTTCGGCCTCGTCGCGAAGACCGCGAGCGCGAAGGTCGACATAAAGTCGTTGAAACTGCCGCTGTTGCAGCCGTATATCGACACGGCGACCGTCGCGCAGATCACGGACGGCGCGTTATCCGCCACCGCCAATGTCGGCGCGAACTGGTCGAAGTCGCCGGCGGCGGTGATGGTCACCGACTCGCAACTGGACCTGCAATCGCTGAAAGTCGCGGCGCGCGACAGCAAGAATCCGCTGATCTCGCTCGCCCAAGGCAGCGTGAAGATCAAGCAGGTGGATGTGGCGGCGCGCAACGCCGAGATCGCCAGCGTCGACACGACCGGCCTCGCGGTCGATGCGCAGCGTCTGAAAGACGGCGGCATCAACCTCGCCGCGCTTGCCGGCCAGCGCGAAGCCGCGCCGCAGCGCACCGCGATTCACGCGGTCAAGAAGGCGCAGGCGGAAGGCCCCGCGTGGCACTACAAGATCGGCGAACTGAACCTGAAGGACGCCACCGCCAATTTCACCGACAACACCACGCCGCAGCCGGTGAAACTGAACATCACGTCGCTGCAGCTGAAGGTGCAGAACGTCAGCGACGACCTCAGCCGTCCGTTGCCGATCGATTTGCAGGCAACGCTGAACAGGAAGGGCACGCTCGGCGTAAAGGGCGACGTCACGGCGACGCCGCTCAAGGTGGCCGTCAAGGTGAACGCCAACCGGCTCGACGCGGCGGCCCTCGAACCGTACTTCGGCAGCAAGCTGAATGCGGTGGTCGCGAGCGCGCTGCTCAATGCGAACGGCGACCTGACGCTGAATCAGGCTAAGTCGCTGAAAGCCAATTATCACGGTGACCTGGCGCTCGTCGAAGTCCGCATGCTCGACAAGGCGACTTCCGACCCGTTCGCGGGATGGGGTTCGCTTGCATTGTCGAACCTGAAGGCCGATTACGACGAGCACGGCACGGTGGTCGACGCGGGCCGCGTCACGTTCACCAAGTTCTATGGACGCGTGCTGCTCGACGCGCAGGGCAAGCTCAACCTGAAGGACGTGGTCGCGCACGAAACCGGTGCCGCGCAATCGCTCACGCGCGACAAGAGCGGTGCCGAACCCGTGCCGTTGACGCCGCAACCGGCGTCGGCGGTCGCGGCCGCGCCGGCTCCATCATCGGCTGCGCCTGCCACGGTGACGGCGGCCACGCCGCCGTCGAGCCCGGTCAAGCTCCACTTCGGCCAACTGGTGCTGCAGCAGGGCCGTGTGACGTACACCGACAACTTCATCAAGCCGAATTTCACGGCAAACCTGGTCAACATTCAGGGCACAGTCGGCGCATTCGGCACGCAGTCCACTACGGACGCGCCGGTCGACATCGCCGCTAAACTGGCGGCCAATGGCCCGCTCTCGATTCGCGGCACGGTCAATCCGCTGATCGCGAAACCGGCGCTCGATCTGACGGCGGTCGCGCATGATATCGAGTTGACCAATCTCACGCCGTATTCGGCGAAATATGCCGGTTATCCGATCACCAAGGGCAAGCTGAACGTCGATCTGCACTACAAGCTGGCGAACGATCAGTTGGACGCGAACAACCACATCTTCATCGACCAGCTCACGTTCGGCGATCACGTCGATAACGATACGGCGACCAAGCTGCCTGTGCGGCTCGCAATCTCGCTGCTGAAGAACTCGCGCGGCGAAATCGACGTGAACCTGCCGGTGTCGGGCTCGCTGTCGAATCCCGAGTTCAGTATTGGCGGCCTGATCTGGCATGCCGTGCTCAACCTGCTGCAGAAGGCGGTGACCGCGCCGTTCTCGCTGATCGCCAACGCGTTCGGCGGCAAGGGCGAGGAGTTGGGCTACGTCGAGTTCGAACCCGGCTCGGCAAAACTCACGGACGCCGACAACCAGAAACTCGACACGATCGTGAAGGCACTGTCCGACAAGCCATCGATCCGTATGGATTTGATCGGCCGCGTCGATCCGGCGGTCGACGAACCCGCGTTGCGCACCGGCTATGTCGATCGCCTCGTCAAGCAGCAGAAGATCAAGGACGTGGTGGGCAACGGCGAGAGCGTCGATCTCTCGACCGTCACCGTCGACCCGAAGGACTACGACAAGTATCTGAGCAAGGCCTACAAGTCGGCGGACTTCAAGAAGCCGCGCAATTTTGTCGGCCTGACCAAGAGCTTGCCGGACGACGAGATGAAGAGCGCGCTCGCCGCCAACGCCCCGATCGACGACGCCAGCCTGCGGCAACTCGCGCAGCAAAGGGCGCAGAGCGTGCAGCAGTATCTGGACGGCAAGATCGACAGCAGCCGCGTGTTTATCGTCGCGCCGAAGCTGAACGCCGACGGCATCAAGGACAAGGGCGCAACGACGCGGGTCGACTTCGGTTTGAAGTGA